From Actinopolymorpha cephalotaxi, one genomic window encodes:
- a CDS encoding FAD/NAD(P)-binding protein — MHAQRSLVVCIVGGGPRGTSVLERLVANVDLLEPGRRLEVHLVDPHPPGGGRVWRHDQSPLLWMNSTTADVTTFPDDSVRCEGPVVAGPSLWEWGRDVARLLPAGSPVGEEARRLGPGSFATRRLQSAYLGWVFERIRASAPERVDIVVHATQAVDVTPEPGTGRHLVSLRGEAGQLTADRIVLAQGHLDTRPTLEEQRLASFAERRGLGYVPTGYTADLDLEHLPAGEAVLLRGFGLAFVDLMVLLGQGRGGRFDRRAGELVYLPSGREPRLVVGSGRGVPYHSKISYELGRPSTPRFFSPDVCLQLRAERGPLDFWDDLFPLMWKEIRWAYYHELFTGHPDRVTMSWDDFAARYAEPDRDDADLAALVAQAVPKQEDRLDLASLDRPLAGRTFEDPEDLRTWVRDYIRADLDRRADPYFSADGAAFLALLVVYGTLATATATGCLSTRAQADIEGWWHGFFSYFASGPPAPRLEELLALSRAGVVDFLGAGMVVEADEARGAFVASSASTPHRVTARWLVESRLPRPDVARTTDALVAHLLARGEAAEHVAIDADGDARPTGRLRARPADLRVVRGDGSASPDLFAAGYWVAGTVAGGAFPRPRMNAPFFRQNDALAREILRVDSDNSDDPANPGNFDNSGKSGSAPSPAATSSARQGAPCLSTTRDSSV, encoded by the coding sequence ATGCATGCTCAGCGCTCGCTCGTCGTGTGCATCGTCGGAGGCGGTCCCCGCGGCACGTCCGTACTCGAACGCCTGGTGGCCAACGTCGACCTGCTCGAACCCGGCAGGCGGTTGGAGGTCCACCTCGTCGACCCGCACCCGCCGGGCGGTGGCCGGGTCTGGCGCCACGACCAGTCGCCGCTGCTGTGGATGAACTCGACCACCGCGGACGTGACGACGTTCCCGGACGACTCCGTGCGGTGCGAGGGTCCGGTGGTGGCCGGGCCGTCCCTGTGGGAGTGGGGCCGCGACGTCGCCCGGCTGCTTCCGGCCGGCTCTCCCGTGGGCGAGGAGGCCCGGCGACTGGGACCCGGTTCGTTCGCGACCCGGAGATTGCAAAGTGCTTATCTGGGCTGGGTTTTCGAACGGATCAGGGCGAGTGCGCCGGAGCGCGTCGACATCGTCGTGCACGCGACCCAGGCCGTCGACGTGACCCCGGAGCCGGGCACCGGACGTCACCTGGTCAGCCTGCGCGGCGAGGCCGGCCAGCTCACCGCGGACCGGATCGTCCTCGCGCAAGGCCACCTTGACACCAGGCCCACCCTGGAGGAACAACGGCTCGCCTCGTTCGCCGAGCGGCGCGGGCTGGGTTACGTTCCCACCGGCTACACCGCCGACCTCGACCTGGAGCACCTGCCTGCCGGTGAGGCGGTGCTGCTGCGCGGGTTCGGTCTCGCGTTCGTCGACCTGATGGTGTTGCTCGGGCAGGGGCGCGGCGGGCGGTTCGACCGCCGGGCCGGCGAGCTTGTCTACCTCCCCTCCGGCCGCGAACCGCGGCTCGTGGTGGGCTCCGGCCGCGGCGTTCCGTACCACTCCAAGATCTCCTACGAGCTGGGACGGCCGTCCACCCCGCGCTTCTTCAGCCCGGACGTCTGTCTGCAGTTGCGGGCCGAGCGAGGCCCGCTGGACTTCTGGGACGACCTGTTTCCCCTGATGTGGAAGGAGATCCGCTGGGCGTACTACCACGAGCTGTTCACCGGCCACCCCGACCGCGTCACGATGTCCTGGGACGACTTCGCCGCCCGCTACGCCGAACCGGACCGCGACGACGCCGACCTGGCCGCACTCGTGGCTCAGGCCGTGCCGAAGCAGGAGGACAGGCTGGACCTGGCGTCGTTGGACCGGCCGCTCGCCGGAAGAACCTTCGAGGATCCAGAAGACCTGCGGACCTGGGTGCGGGACTACATCCGCGCCGACCTCGACCGTCGGGCCGACCCGTACTTCAGCGCGGACGGAGCCGCGTTCCTCGCCCTGCTCGTGGTCTACGGCACGCTCGCCACCGCGACGGCCACCGGATGCCTGTCGACCCGTGCGCAGGCCGACATCGAGGGCTGGTGGCACGGGTTCTTCAGCTACTTCGCCAGCGGACCGCCGGCACCGCGCCTGGAGGAGTTGCTCGCTCTGTCCCGGGCCGGCGTCGTCGACTTCCTCGGCGCCGGCATGGTGGTCGAGGCCGACGAGGCGCGCGGTGCGTTCGTGGCCTCCAGCGCCAGCACTCCCCACCGGGTCACCGCCCGATGGCTGGTGGAGTCCCGCCTCCCCCGGCCAGACGTCGCCCGCACCACCGATGCGCTGGTCGCACACCTGCTGGCGCGCGGGGAGGCCGCCGAGCACGTCGCCATCGACGCCGACGGCGACGCCCGGCCGACCGGCAGACTGCGGGCCAGGCCGGCCGACCTGCGGGTGGTCCGCGGCGACGGATCGGCGTCGCCGGACCTGTTCGCCGCGGGTTACTGGGTGGCCGGCACCGTGGCCGGCGGCGCCTTTCCCCGGCCTCGGATGAATGCACCGTTCTTCCGCCAGAACGACGCGCTGGCCCGCGAGATCCTGCGGGTCGACTCCGACAACTCCGACGACCCCGCCAACCCCGGCAACTTCGACAACTCTGGCAAGTCCGGCTCGGCGCCCTCCCCTGCCGCCACCTCCTCCGCGCGGCAGGGTGCGCCCTGCCTGTCCACGACTCGGGACAGCTCGGTTTAA
- a CDS encoding NtaA/DmoA family FMN-dependent monooxygenase (This protein belongs to a clade of FMN-dependent monooxygenases, within a broader family of flavin-dependent oxidoreductases, the luciferase-like monooxygenase (LMM) family, some of whose members use coenzyme F420 rather than FMN.), with translation MSQNSPTGKPRKQIHLAAHFPGVNNTTVWSDPRSGSHIEFDSFLRFAQAAERAKFDFLFLAEGLRLREQGGQIYDLDVVGRPDTFTILAALAAVTDRLGLAGTINSTFNEPYEVARQFASLDHLSGGRAAWNVVTSWDAFTGENFRRGGYLAQEDRYERAKLFMRTTWELFDSWRGEEIVADKETGVFLADATVGTFERHDAQFDIRGRFDVPRSPQGRPVIFQAGDSDEGREFAAATADAIFSRHATLEAGRPFYADVKARLTKYGRTPEQLLILPAATFVLGDTDAEAREYADVVRRQQVSGQTAIRFLEQLWNRDLSEYDPDGPLPDVDPVVGENAIARGRASVRMYRDPLQTAKEWRELATAKKLSIRELMIEVTGRQSFVGSPATVAAEIDDLVQRDASDGFILVPHITPDGLDDFADKVVPILQERGVFRTDYAGTTLRDHLGLAPLEVPLPAGRR, from the coding sequence ATGAGCCAGAACAGCCCGACCGGCAAGCCACGCAAGCAGATTCACCTGGCCGCCCACTTTCCGGGGGTGAACAACACCACCGTGTGGAGCGACCCGCGCTCGGGCAGCCACATCGAGTTCGACTCGTTCCTGCGCTTCGCCCAGGCCGCGGAGCGGGCGAAGTTCGACTTCCTCTTCCTGGCCGAGGGGCTCCGGCTGCGCGAGCAGGGCGGCCAGATCTACGACCTGGACGTGGTGGGACGCCCGGACACGTTCACGATTCTGGCCGCGCTGGCTGCCGTCACCGACCGGCTGGGCCTGGCCGGCACGATCAACTCGACGTTCAACGAGCCGTACGAGGTGGCCCGCCAGTTCGCCAGCCTGGACCACCTGTCCGGCGGGCGGGCCGCCTGGAACGTCGTCACCTCCTGGGACGCGTTCACCGGCGAGAACTTCCGCCGCGGTGGCTACCTCGCGCAGGAGGACCGCTACGAGCGGGCGAAGCTGTTCATGCGGACGACGTGGGAGCTCTTCGACTCCTGGCGGGGCGAGGAGATCGTGGCGGACAAGGAGACCGGCGTCTTCCTCGCCGACGCCACCGTGGGGACGTTCGAACGCCACGACGCGCAGTTCGACATCCGCGGCCGGTTCGACGTACCGCGCAGTCCGCAGGGACGACCGGTGATCTTCCAGGCCGGCGACTCCGACGAGGGCCGGGAATTCGCGGCGGCGACCGCGGACGCCATCTTCAGCAGGCACGCCACTCTGGAGGCGGGCCGGCCGTTCTACGCCGATGTCAAGGCGCGGTTGACAAAGTACGGTCGTACGCCCGAGCAGTTGCTCATCCTGCCGGCGGCGACGTTCGTGCTCGGCGACACCGACGCGGAGGCACGGGAGTACGCCGACGTCGTGCGGCGTCAGCAGGTCAGTGGCCAGACCGCGATCCGGTTCCTGGAACAGCTGTGGAACCGCGACCTGAGCGAGTACGACCCCGACGGTCCGCTTCCGGACGTCGATCCGGTCGTGGGGGAGAACGCCATCGCCCGCGGCCGGGCGAGCGTGCGGATGTATCGCGACCCGCTGCAGACCGCGAAGGAATGGCGCGAGCTCGCCACCGCGAAGAAGCTGTCCATCCGTGAGCTGATGATCGAGGTCACCGGCCGCCAGTCGTTCGTCGGCTCACCGGCGACCGTCGCGGCCGAGATCGACGACCTGGTCCAGCGTGACGCCAGCGACGGCTTCATTCTCGTTCCGCACATCACTCCGGACGGGCTGGACGACTTCGCCGACAAGGTGGTGCCGATCCTGCAGGAGCGTGGCGTGTTCCGGACCGACTACGCTGGCACGACGTTGCGTGATCACCTCGGACTTGCCCCTCTGGAGGTCCCCTTGCCCGCAGGCCGCCGATGA
- a CDS encoding LLM class flavin-dependent oxidoreductase: MPAPLPLHLAVALEGAGWHPSAWRDPRARADELLSPAYWTDLVREAETGTLDLVTVEDSLGIQTTSPDGPDDRVDQVRGRLDAVLIAARVAPVTRGVGVVPVATVTHTEPFHVSKAIATLDYVSRGRAGWQVRVSPREWEAELFGRRTVPAIGSDLDAPESVAAMEELFDEAADYVEVVRRLWDSWEDDAEIRDVATGRFVDREKLHYIDFEGRWFSVRGPSIVPRPPQGQPLVTALAHRSVPYRFAAKAADVVFVTAHDAEEAGRIVAEVRHEQAAAGRQDEPLHVFGDLVVFLADDERAAAERKAHLDALSGTDFTSDAPVFVGTPGGLADRLEDLRGAGLTGFRLRPGTIPHDLEAVTRGLVPELRRRGIFRERYDAPTLRGRLGLERPANRYAATTGGAR, encoded by the coding sequence ATGCCAGCTCCGCTCCCACTGCACCTCGCGGTGGCCCTCGAGGGTGCCGGGTGGCATCCGTCGGCCTGGCGCGACCCGCGGGCGCGCGCCGACGAACTCCTCAGCCCGGCGTACTGGACCGATCTGGTCCGTGAGGCCGAGACCGGCACGCTGGATCTCGTCACCGTCGAGGACTCCCTCGGGATTCAGACGACGAGCCCGGACGGGCCCGACGATCGGGTCGACCAGGTGCGCGGACGGCTGGACGCGGTGCTGATCGCGGCCCGGGTCGCCCCGGTCACCAGGGGAGTGGGCGTGGTGCCGGTGGCGACCGTCACGCACACCGAGCCGTTCCACGTCTCCAAGGCGATCGCGACGCTGGACTACGTGAGCAGGGGCCGGGCCGGCTGGCAGGTGCGGGTGTCGCCACGTGAATGGGAGGCCGAGCTCTTCGGGCGCCGGACCGTCCCGGCCATCGGGTCCGATCTCGACGCGCCGGAATCCGTCGCCGCGATGGAGGAACTGTTCGACGAGGCCGCCGACTACGTGGAAGTCGTACGCCGGCTGTGGGACAGCTGGGAGGACGACGCGGAGATCCGGGACGTCGCCACCGGCAGGTTCGTCGACCGCGAGAAGCTGCACTACATCGACTTCGAGGGACGCTGGTTCAGCGTGCGGGGGCCCTCCATCGTCCCGCGTCCGCCGCAGGGACAGCCTTTGGTGACCGCGCTCGCTCACCGCTCCGTCCCTTATCGGTTCGCCGCGAAGGCCGCGGACGTGGTGTTCGTGACCGCCCACGACGCGGAGGAGGCCGGGCGGATCGTCGCGGAGGTACGCCACGAGCAGGCCGCGGCCGGCCGGCAGGACGAACCCCTGCACGTGTTCGGTGACCTCGTGGTCTTCCTGGCCGACGACGAGCGCGCGGCGGCCGAGCGCAAGGCCCACCTGGATGCCTTGTCCGGAACGGATTTCACCAGCGACGCGCCTGTCTTCGTCGGCACACCGGGAGGGCTCGCGGACCGGCTGGAGGACCTTCGAGGGGCCGGGCTGACCGGATTCCGGCTCCGGCCGGGAACGATCCCACACGACTTGGAGGCGGTCACCCGGGGCCTGGTGCCCGAGCTGCGGCGCCGGGGGATCTTCCGCGAGCGCTACGACGCGCCCACCCTCCGCGGACGGTTGGGCCTGGAGCGTCCCGCCAACCGCTACGCCGCCACGACCGGGGGAGCCCGATGA